A portion of the Eubacterium maltosivorans genome contains these proteins:
- a CDS encoding TetR/AcrR family transcriptional regulator: MANYKTGLETKEKIYATARKLFYENGFVKTTLAEIARESGANKAMVSYYFGNKNNLALEVYNEYMVAMKVKTQNIIASQFPDSDLLLRTAIEYRLQNRNCNRNKGLNRFYHELCDSNIFMKTESASVGFIENINKTHKLGLSRVDVKALALANLSVVHGLHVARNEGFLDCSSEYLAETEIRLLLQSLKIDNELIENYIERSREIVDKIEISVGKNFKVL, from the coding sequence GTGGCGAATTATAAAACAGGCTTAGAGACAAAGGAAAAAATATATGCGACCGCCAGAAAGCTTTTTTATGAAAATGGCTTTGTGAAGACCACACTGGCGGAGATCGCCAGGGAATCCGGTGCTAACAAGGCCATGGTTTCCTACTATTTTGGCAACAAAAACAATCTGGCCCTTGAGGTCTATAATGAGTACATGGTGGCTATGAAGGTAAAAACTCAGAATATCATTGCCAGCCAGTTTCCGGACAGCGATCTGCTTTTGCGCACAGCCATCGAATACCGTCTCCAGAACAGGAACTGTAACCGCAATAAAGGACTTAACCGTTTTTACCATGAGCTGTGCGATTCCAACATTTTTATGAAAACAGAAAGCGCATCTGTGGGCTTTATTGAAAACATCAACAAAACTCACAAGCTGGGCTTGAGCAGGGTGGATGTCAAGGCCCTGGCCCTGGCAAACCTGTCAGTTGTGCACGGTCTGCATGTGGCCAGAAACGAGGGCTTTCTGGACTGCTCATCTGAGTATCTGGCGGAAACAGAAATCCGTCTGCTGCTCCAGAGCCTGAAGATCGACAATGAACTGATTGAGAACTATATCGAGCGGTCGCGGGAGATCGTGGACAAGATTGAAATTTCAGTCGGGAAAAATTTTAAAGTCCTGTAA
- a CDS encoding uroporphyrinogen decarboxylase family protein gives MSEAMKKLQEERTQLFTDLYTGTIPKRIPISAALPLELRIEYAGKDLGRTQWTREDMLGIYEKSFELTASDAYPSSFATYPAHHHLLGSRSFMMGSKGIIQHPEVSAMQPEDYDDFIANPYDCLMEKIFPRIYPVLDTDPVSRSLALAKATKAYFEYADFYAGLDAQLIDKYGFFAPPAGSGSGGTTPFDLLSDILRGFKGITMDIKRCPEKILAACDAILPLSIKKGTPVKPSPLGANFIALHMATYLRTKDFEKYYWPTFYKLVHGLAEKGQTCLIFCEDNWMRYLDYLYELPQGTRFYFEYGDPKLVKEKLGKKHIISGFYPITYLKTATKEQCIDKAKELIDILAPGGNYFFNFDKSPYSLNTINPENYKAVLEYVRDNGTYENAGQQVWDKPKESTIDHVLADIPEFKSKYYTPYDTFKQDHPAPRADLDDVVGQKMQQYEDMLFHMLMMMC, from the coding sequence ATGAGTGAAGCAATGAAAAAACTACAGGAAGAACGAACCCAGCTGTTTACGGATTTATACACAGGCACCATCCCCAAAAGGATTCCCATCAGCGCTGCCCTGCCCCTCGAGCTGCGGATCGAGTACGCTGGCAAGGATCTGGGCCGCACCCAATGGACCCGGGAGGACATGCTCGGCATCTATGAAAAATCCTTTGAGCTGACCGCCAGCGACGCTTACCCCTCCAGCTTTGCTACCTACCCGGCCCACCACCACCTGCTGGGCTCCAGATCCTTTATGATGGGCTCCAAGGGCATTATCCAGCATCCCGAAGTCTCTGCCATGCAGCCTGAAGATTATGACGATTTTATCGCCAACCCCTACGACTGTCTGATGGAAAAAATCTTCCCGCGCATCTATCCTGTGCTGGATACTGACCCGGTCAGCCGCTCTCTGGCCCTTGCCAAAGCCACAAAGGCCTATTTTGAATACGCCGATTTTTACGCAGGGCTCGACGCACAGCTCATTGACAAATACGGCTTTTTTGCACCGCCTGCCGGCTCCGGCAGCGGCGGCACCACCCCCTTCGACCTTCTGTCCGACATTCTCAGAGGCTTTAAAGGCATTACCATGGACATCAAACGCTGTCCCGAAAAAATCCTGGCAGCCTGCGACGCCATTCTGCCCCTGTCCATCAAAAAAGGCACGCCCGTCAAGCCGTCTCCGCTTGGCGCCAACTTCATCGCCCTGCACATGGCTACCTACCTGCGTACCAAGGATTTTGAAAAATATTACTGGCCCACCTTCTACAAGCTGGTCCACGGCCTGGCCGAAAAGGGACAGACCTGCCTCATCTTCTGCGAGGACAACTGGATGCGCTACTTGGATTACCTCTATGAGCTTCCCCAGGGCACCCGCTTCTATTTTGAATACGGCGATCCCAAGCTCGTTAAGGAAAAGCTTGGCAAGAAACATATTATCTCGGGCTTCTACCCCATTACTTACCTTAAGACAGCCACCAAGGAGCAGTGCATCGACAAAGCCAAAGAGCTCATTGACATTCTGGCGCCAGGCGGCAACTACTTCTTCAATTTTGACAAAAGTCCCTACTCCCTGAATACCATCAATCCGGAAAACTACAAAGCCGTACTGGAATACGTCCGCGATAACGGCACCTACGAAAACGCCGGGCAGCAGGTCTGGGATAAGCCAAAAGAATCTACCATCGACCATGTGCTGGCAGACATACCTGAGTTCAAAAGCAAATACTACACACCCTATGACACCTTTAAACAGGACCACCCCGCTCCCAGAGCCGATCTGGACGATGTGGTCGGCCAGAAAATGCAGCAGTACGAAGACATGCTCTTCCACATGCTTATGATGATGTGCTGA
- a CDS encoding uroporphyrinogen decarboxylase family protein, with translation MTEAIKKLQEERTGLFADLYRGKIPKRVPIRGGLTTEAAIEYAGMDIKEVQWHSEKMIDVMRYAAERIPADVAPVRPHTLRNPYKYQLLGGKTIVMNAEGYAQHPEIHGLEPEQYPQFIEDPYKCMLETILPRLYDGLNQSPVQNALNLAKAYKMHNDQAAQGIAQAAQVNEEFGFATAPPGGFTEAPYDFMADFIRSFSGTSKDIRRHPRELLAACEAVTPIMINQGLGPVRTVDARCFLPLHMAPFLNMKQFEKFYWPTFKKTIEALTDAGMGVDLFVEQDWMRYLDFLRELPGRIVMRFEFGDPKQIKEKLGDRHIIAGLYPIGLLKTESKEKCIDKAKELLDICAPGGGFIFDLDKDILSMSSANIDNLIAVQEYVREHGAY, from the coding sequence ATGACTGAAGCCATTAAGAAATTACAGGAAGAGCGTACCGGGCTGTTTGCAGACCTGTACCGGGGAAAAATCCCCAAACGCGTCCCTATCCGGGGCGGACTGACCACCGAGGCCGCCATCGAATATGCAGGCATGGATATCAAAGAGGTGCAATGGCACTCCGAAAAAATGATCGACGTGATGCGCTACGCAGCCGAACGGATTCCCGCCGATGTGGCGCCAGTACGGCCCCACACCCTGCGCAATCCTTACAAATATCAGCTGCTGGGCGGCAAGACCATTGTCATGAACGCGGAGGGCTATGCGCAGCATCCCGAGATCCACGGTCTCGAACCCGAACAATACCCTCAGTTTATCGAGGACCCTTACAAATGTATGCTGGAAACCATTCTGCCCAGGCTGTACGACGGCCTGAACCAGTCCCCAGTGCAAAATGCGCTGAACCTTGCCAAGGCCTATAAGATGCACAACGACCAGGCCGCCCAGGGAATTGCCCAGGCCGCTCAGGTCAATGAGGAATTCGGCTTTGCCACTGCCCCTCCCGGCGGCTTTACTGAAGCGCCCTATGATTTTATGGCAGATTTTATCCGCTCCTTCAGTGGTACCTCCAAGGATATCCGAAGACACCCAAGAGAGCTCCTGGCAGCCTGCGAGGCCGTTACCCCCATTATGATCAACCAGGGGCTGGGGCCAGTGCGCACCGTTGACGCCCGCTGCTTCCTGCCTCTGCACATGGCGCCGTTTCTGAATATGAAACAGTTTGAAAAATTCTACTGGCCTACCTTTAAGAAAACAATCGAAGCCCTCACCGATGCTGGCATGGGCGTAGATCTCTTCGTTGAGCAGGACTGGATGCGCTATCTGGACTTTCTGAGGGAGCTTCCCGGTCGCATTGTTATGCGCTTTGAATTCGGCGATCCCAAACAAATTAAGGAAAAGCTCGGAGACCGGCACATCATCGCCGGCCTCTACCCCATCGGCCTTTTAAAGACCGAAAGCAAAGAAAAATGTATTGATAAGGCCAAGGAGCTGCTGGACATCTGCGCGCCTGGCGGTGGTTTTATCTTTGACCTGGACAAGGATATCCTGTCCATGAGCAGCGCCAACATTGACAACCTCATCGCCGTGCAGGAATACGTCCGTGAGCATGGCGCCTACTAA
- a CDS encoding MFS transporter, with amino-acid sequence MSEKNYGVGVQIAALSVALLMYTTSMTTPALAEIAKAFPTAAPETVKLLSTIPSLMMVIFALVAGKLTQVMSIKKIITISMLLIFVGGIPSAFVGDLNFMIAMRVVFGAGYGMVFPMASAVITDLFTGTQANKLMGFKSAVGAAAGVVFQSLGGFLAAYNWRFSFFGFFLVIPIAVLIWFKLPDTGVKKAEKAADGSTVREKKLTTMTYILALLCALLNIMQFSFMTNVAMVMSADKLGDAGQASFVLSTFTAGSFVIGMLYGSMSKFLKQYAASFGALCVGIAFVILIMAPSYPVMLVAAVIFGIGFGTFNPAVTMAVAGSAASPKYAALAISVYTCGTGIGQFLSPYILKFIRGIFGMTSARADWQIAAVCLIAGSIISAIVIFAASKKKSDAPQLQ; translated from the coding sequence ATGAGTGAAAAAAATTATGGTGTCGGCGTACAAATAGCCGCCCTGTCTGTCGCCCTGCTGATGTACACCACCAGCATGACCACCCCGGCTCTGGCCGAGATTGCCAAAGCTTTTCCGACGGCCGCGCCGGAAACGGTCAAGCTGCTGTCCACCATACCGTCTTTAATGATGGTAATCTTTGCCCTGGTGGCCGGTAAACTGACTCAGGTGATGAGTATTAAGAAGATCATTACTATTTCCATGCTTCTGATTTTTGTGGGCGGGATTCCTTCTGCTTTTGTGGGCGATCTGAATTTTATGATTGCCATGCGTGTGGTCTTTGGCGCAGGCTATGGAATGGTATTTCCCATGGCCTCTGCGGTTATCACCGATCTATTTACGGGTACGCAGGCCAATAAGCTCATGGGCTTTAAGAGCGCTGTCGGCGCTGCCGCTGGAGTGGTGTTTCAGTCCCTCGGCGGGTTTTTGGCGGCTTACAACTGGCGTTTTTCCTTTTTCGGTTTTTTCCTGGTTATCCCCATCGCGGTTTTAATCTGGTTTAAGCTGCCGGATACGGGGGTTAAGAAAGCGGAGAAGGCGGCTGATGGTTCAACCGTCCGGGAAAAGAAGCTGACCACCATGACCTATATACTGGCACTGCTCTGTGCACTGCTGAATATTATGCAGTTCAGCTTTATGACCAATGTGGCTATGGTCATGAGCGCGGACAAACTCGGTGACGCCGGGCAGGCCTCCTTTGTGCTCAGCACCTTTACAGCAGGCTCCTTTGTCATCGGAATGCTTTATGGTTCCATGTCCAAATTCCTGAAGCAGTATGCCGCATCCTTTGGCGCACTGTGTGTGGGCATCGCCTTTGTGATCCTGATCATGGCGCCCAGCTACCCGGTAATGCTGGTGGCCGCGGTGATCTTCGGCATTGGCTTCGGAACCTTTAACCCAGCTGTTACCATGGCGGTTGCCGGATCGGCAGCCAGTCCCAAATACGCGGCCCTGGCCATTTCGGTTTATACCTGCGGCACAGGTATCGGCCAGTTCCTGTCACCCTATATCCTGAAGTTTATCCGCGGGATTTTCGGAATGACCTCGGCCCGGGCCGACTGGCAGATTGCGGCCGTCTGTCTGATTGCCGGCAGTATTATCTCAGCCATTGTTATTTTTGCCGCCAGCAAGAAGAAATCGGACGCACCGCAGCTTCAATAG
- a CDS encoding sodium:solute symporter family protein: protein MMNISFAIIIVYMALLIGISLLSGRLSSARGGSSSFLLAGNRLPTLLVAAMVAGTAIGGTGTIGIAESAYTNGLSAVWYNIAWTIGILAFAFLMCKKLRRTGVSTTSQIFIRLFNRFDGIVSSVIQVVVAFGINALQAIAGGAILTALLPQYFNMTNGVIISALVFTAIALFGGYMGATLTNVINVAMIYLGVIAGFIAALNNGGGWEHITLSLPQGGQWFSMFEGVGPVIIVGWVVSMVIQSPPNQGLIQATAAGRSEKAARYGTIIAAVLIVPIGFLCAFIGIMAAATLPELESASLAFPMLMSNLNPWVAGFTLAGLWAADVSTATSCMMGLATVATKDIIVRQIRPNMGDRTQLLMSKAIIVVFGVLGAFAALNIRSILGFMMQLIVVYTPYCFILLSAIYCPRLLRKSTCTATVVVNLFIMVLWLLFPAVHIVPDMIYLCLPATLATMGLCTAVDKRTVDVDKLFAPEKLPEASMTVPVPAPEEI from the coding sequence ATGATGAATATTTCCTTTGCGATCATTATCGTTTATATGGCCCTGCTGATTGGAATTTCCCTGCTGTCCGGCAGATTGTCGTCGGCCAGGGGTGGTTCCAGCAGCTTTCTGCTGGCAGGCAACCGCCTGCCAACCCTTTTGGTGGCTGCCATGGTGGCCGGTACCGCCATCGGCGGCACCGGTACCATCGGTATCGCCGAGAGCGCTTATACCAATGGCCTTTCAGCCGTCTGGTACAATATTGCCTGGACCATTGGAATTCTGGCTTTTGCCTTTCTCATGTGTAAAAAGCTGCGCCGCACTGGCGTCAGCACCACCAGTCAGATATTCATCCGCCTGTTCAACCGCTTTGACGGTATTGTATCCAGCGTCATTCAGGTGGTGGTAGCTTTTGGCATCAACGCCCTCCAGGCCATCGCAGGCGGCGCGATTCTGACGGCGCTGCTGCCCCAGTACTTTAATATGACGAACGGGGTCATCATCTCGGCCCTGGTATTTACAGCCATTGCCCTGTTTGGGGGCTATATGGGTGCAACGCTGACCAATGTTATCAATGTGGCCATGATTTATCTGGGAGTGATCGCAGGCTTTATTGCGGCCCTGAACAATGGCGGCGGCTGGGAGCATATTACCCTGAGCCTGCCCCAGGGCGGCCAGTGGTTCAGCATGTTTGAGGGCGTCGGCCCGGTGATTATCGTGGGATGGGTTGTTTCGATGGTTATCCAGTCCCCGCCTAACCAGGGCCTGATCCAGGCCACAGCAGCAGGCAGAAGTGAAAAGGCCGCCAGGTATGGAACCATCATCGCAGCTGTCCTGATCGTCCCCATTGGTTTCCTGTGCGCCTTTATCGGGATCATGGCTGCGGCTACACTCCCGGAGCTGGAAAGCGCAAGCCTTGCTTTTCCCATGCTCATGTCTAACCTGAACCCCTGGGTCGCGGGATTTACCCTTGCCGGCCTCTGGGCTGCTGATGTTTCCACAGCTACCTCCTGCATGATGGGGCTGGCGACCGTGGCGACTAAAGACATTATTGTACGCCAGATCAGGCCAAATATGGGCGACCGCACACAGCTGCTGATGTCCAAGGCCATCATTGTGGTCTTTGGCGTGCTGGGGGCCTTTGCGGCGTTGAATATCCGCTCTATTTTGGGCTTTATGATGCAGCTTATCGTGGTCTACACGCCGTACTGCTTTATTCTCCTGTCGGCCATCTACTGTCCGAGGCTCTTGAGAAAGAGTACCTGCACAGCCACTGTGGTAGTGAACCTGTTCATTATGGTGTTGTGGCTGTTGTTTCCGGCAGTACACATTGTACCAGATATGATTTACCTGTGCCTGCCCGCCACCCTGGCCACCATGGGCCTGTGCACAGCAGTTGACAAGCGTACTGTGGATGTGGATAAGCTGTTTGCCCCCGAAAAATTGCCCGAAGCCAGTATGACTGTCCCTGTCCCGGCACCGGAGGAGATATAG
- a CDS encoding phage antirepressor KilAC domain-containing protein has protein sequence MQNTNKNQTAESCLIQKVFESEEFASVRTLVRPGGELEPSPTVYFVAKDVCEAMDYQNHRQAVKRHVEPEDVLIQEVLDKYGRRRRTLVINESGLFALILASRQDKARRFRHYVTSVILPAILHYGAYIDPGQLENLKKDPRCIEILCGNLERMFRRCDVMEHQLKTAQADYQRILPDALFGQTIQVAGDCISVGAMAKLVFRENKKSMGQNRLYAWLREQGYLCRRACFWNQPTQKAVNLGVLVLRENSVRDKYGRWHLYQKPMVTPKGQRYFAERLCPDAGESGR, from the coding sequence ATGCAGAACACAAACAAAAATCAAACCGCCGAAAGCTGCCTGATACAGAAGGTCTTTGAGAGTGAAGAGTTTGCGAGCGTGCGTACCCTTGTCCGCCCGGGAGGCGAATTGGAGCCTTCACCCACCGTCTATTTTGTGGCGAAGGACGTCTGTGAAGCCATGGACTACCAGAACCACCGCCAGGCCGTCAAGCGCCATGTGGAGCCCGAAGATGTGCTGATCCAGGAGGTTCTCGATAAATACGGACGTCGACGCAGAACCCTGGTCATTAACGAGAGCGGCCTTTTTGCCCTCATTCTGGCAAGCCGTCAGGATAAAGCCCGCCGTTTCCGCCACTATGTGACCAGCGTGATCCTGCCCGCCATCCTCCACTACGGTGCCTACATCGACCCCGGGCAGCTGGAGAACCTGAAAAAGGATCCCCGGTGTATCGAAATTCTGTGCGGGAACCTTGAGCGTATGTTCCGCCGCTGCGACGTCATGGAACATCAGCTGAAAACAGCCCAGGCCGATTACCAGAGAATCCTGCCCGACGCCCTGTTTGGCCAGACCATCCAGGTGGCCGGGGACTGTATCAGCGTGGGAGCCATGGCCAAGCTCGTTTTTAGGGAAAACAAAAAGAGCATGGGGCAGAACCGCCTGTACGCCTGGCTGAGGGAGCAGGGCTACCTGTGCCGCCGCGCCTGCTTCTGGAATCAGCCAACCCAGAAGGCTGTGAATCTGGGCGTGCTCGTCCTGCGGGAAAACAGTGTCCGAGACAAATACGGGCGCTGGCATCTTTACCAGAAGCCCATGGTGACCCCGAAGGGACAGCGCTATTTCGCGGAGCGGCTTTGTCCGGATGCCGGGGAGAGCGGACGATGA
- a CDS encoding restriction endonuclease subunit S, with translation MNYLTELLAFYRWMAEHPLTPILQAYWHLLMYYNNKAAILAEDGRWYWPVTFRAANSVVGQALGLKDRFKINHQRRHLVKRGRIDYTPHAGQEAGDYRLIPFDPGLAQIWVTAEKSGARTMVWTQTRTDDAPETAPFINTINHKASSLYGSTQGGGDNIMGFNLLPPLTDAEKAAVRAEYPDNDVARFNAEWALREKKGGLI, from the coding sequence ATGAACTACCTGACCGAGCTTCTGGCTTTTTACAGGTGGATGGCGGAGCATCCGCTCACCCCGATCCTTCAGGCTTACTGGCATCTGCTCATGTACTATAACAACAAGGCTGCCATTCTGGCAGAGGACGGCCGCTGGTACTGGCCTGTAACCTTCCGGGCGGCCAACTCGGTGGTAGGACAGGCCCTTGGCCTCAAGGACCGTTTCAAAATCAATCACCAGCGCAGACACCTGGTTAAGCGCGGCCGCATCGACTATACCCCGCACGCTGGGCAGGAGGCAGGAGATTACCGCCTGATCCCCTTTGATCCGGGACTTGCCCAGATATGGGTGACTGCTGAAAAGAGTGGAGCCCGCACCATGGTGTGGACGCAGACCCGCACCGATGACGCACCAGAGACTGCACCATTCATAAATACTATAAATCATAAAGCGTCTTCTCTATATGGTTCTACTCAGGGCGGCGGAGACAACATCATGGGCTTCAATCTTCTGCCCCCGCTGACCGATGCGGAGAAGGCCGCTGTCCGGGCAGAATACCCTGATAACGACGTGGCCCGCTTTAACGCAGAGTGGGCTCTGAGAGAAAAGAAAGGAGGTTTGATATGA
- a CDS encoding RNA polymerase sigma factor: protein MEDQNYELINTWAAEAQKGDKRAAELLLQSFRPLILKMAGSCLEEGSFEDAYQDGTAAFLEAVRRYDPEINHLFPGYIRSCLDFYFRKRREGRFDRSVSPAVSLDSPAAEDGSSLGQLVPDPIQPIQAYHEERERKKRLEKLAWALGQLPQGQRRAIIAYYLEGQSQKDIAVECQLSTSAVKMRIHRGLRRLKAIMEDEKIF from the coding sequence TTGGAGGACCAAAATTACGAGCTGATTAACACCTGGGCCGCAGAGGCTCAAAAGGGAGACAAACGGGCCGCGGAGCTGCTGCTCCAGAGCTTCCGGCCCCTTATTCTGAAAATGGCTGGCAGTTGTTTGGAAGAGGGGAGTTTTGAGGACGCTTATCAGGACGGAACAGCCGCGTTTTTGGAAGCAGTGCGGCGCTATGACCCGGAGATCAACCACCTTTTCCCAGGCTATATCCGGAGCTGTCTTGATTTTTATTTCAGAAAACGGCGTGAGGGCCGCTTTGACCGGTCGGTGAGCCCGGCGGTATCGTTGGATTCCCCGGCCGCGGAGGATGGAAGCTCTTTGGGGCAGCTGGTGCCTGACCCCATACAGCCTATCCAGGCCTACCATGAGGAGCGTGAAAGAAAAAAGCGTCTGGAAAAGCTAGCGTGGGCCTTGGGGCAATTGCCCCAAGGCCAGCGCAGGGCTATCATAGCCTATTACCTGGAAGGCCAGAGCCAGAAGGACATCGCGGTGGAATGCCAGCTCAGCACGTCAGCGGTTAAAATGCGGATACACCGGGGGCTGCGGCGGCTTAAGGCGATAATGGAGGACGAAAAAATATTTTGA
- a CDS encoding DUF1659 domain-containing protein, which produces MAVVKYTKAVALKVVSNYGEQKGKIVKKTKTYGDVKPAATDEALYATYKHIKGLQEPIGEGCMRVTTDDLVENA; this is translated from the coding sequence ATGGCAGTTGTAAAGTACACAAAAGCAGTGGCGCTGAAGGTGGTCTCCAATTATGGAGAGCAAAAGGGAAAGATCGTGAAGAAGACAAAAACCTATGGCGACGTCAAACCCGCCGCCACGGATGAGGCGCTCTACGCGACCTACAAGCATATCAAGGGATTACAGGAACCCATCGGGGAGGGCTGTATGCGGGTTACCACCGATGATCTGGTAGAAAACGCTTAA
- a CDS encoding DUF2922 domain-containing protein, with product MSAETSKDLVLYFERSDGKSYSVSVPDYLEGITDEQIKTGAQGILDEGVFEPEGFALVKATNAVKIETTKTDVPLETE from the coding sequence ATGTCAGCAGAAACAAGTAAGGATTTAGTATTGTATTTTGAACGCAGCGACGGCAAAAGCTACAGTGTGAGCGTTCCGGATTACCTGGAAGGCATCACCGACGAGCAGATCAAGACAGGCGCTCAGGGCATTTTGGACGAGGGCGTTTTTGAGCCCGAAGGCTTTGCCTTGGTCAAGGCCACAAACGCCGTCAAGATCGAAACCACAAAAACTGATGTCCCTCTGGAGACAGAATAG
- a CDS encoding YcbK family protein, whose protein sequence is MKYKKTALWIFLAAGSAGLVFIFGVMPGESVLPPQSEIAQPGPQQTAQEPESPAQEHGSPGAESLPEVPAPEMASAHFEMAEYRCDCAGLCDGWPARMNPALLDRIEVLRQYCGRPVIITSGVRCEGRNTEVGGVAWSFHKRGDAADLYCPGVAVGDLAQTAKELGMNVLPYYASGYIHVEV, encoded by the coding sequence ATGAAATATAAAAAGACTGCCCTCTGGATTTTTTTGGCCGCCGGGAGCGCCGGCCTGGTATTTATCTTCGGCGTGATGCCGGGAGAAAGTGTTTTGCCGCCGCAGTCAGAAATCGCCCAGCCGGGCCCACAGCAGACTGCGCAAGAGCCTGAGTCTCCAGCGCAGGAGCACGGAAGCCCTGGCGCCGAATCTCTACCGGAGGTGCCAGCGCCGGAAATGGCCAGCGCCCATTTCGAGATGGCAGAATACCGATGCGATTGTGCCGGCCTCTGTGACGGCTGGCCGGCCCGGATGAACCCTGCGCTGCTCGACAGAATCGAAGTCCTGCGCCAGTACTGCGGGCGTCCTGTCATCATCACCTCCGGCGTACGGTGTGAGGGCCGAAACACGGAGGTAGGTGGTGTGGCATGGTCCTTTCACAAGCGGGGCGACGCCGCGGACCTGTACTGCCCAGGTGTGGCTGTGGGCGATCTGGCCCAGACTGCTAAAGAGCTGGGTATGAACGTCCTGCCCTATTACGCCAGCGGCTATATTCATGTAGAGGTGTAA
- a CDS encoding S-methyl-5-thioribose kinase, which produces MEPLNRDTIKDYLIQKKIFSENALLNVIDLHEEIQNIEGYVNLIFAVRDLNSNCSVVVKQLLPYIRAFKEADGGDHPVLMERLRTEIAVLTFMGTLYEDIAPDIYLFDEAAGVIVMEDLMDLELLRFELTAGVTYPDVGKKMGIFLALLFFHTSDLLMTGRKLEGVKHFFYNDESKRLYDILFVNNVLLSAEKPLEPEAEDTRKRILSNEKIQARVRSLGYKYLNNDECLIHNDLHSSNIMVGPDKVKIIDTEFSGYGPKAIDIGRLTGSMIINYVSWLGYKAVSEDKRLAMQAYDLDFISDMYQSFNRTMEKLWSENREVSYRLKVLSCQDVCDSIFQDALQYAVISLITRISSDMALTCDLKRIEKRELGFIQKRSLEIAEYTLLMTDTFHSIDEFNTFLRCCAGIEQQ; this is translated from the coding sequence ATGGAACCTCTGAACCGAGACACCATCAAGGATTATCTGATCCAGAAAAAAATCTTTTCTGAAAACGCGCTTCTCAACGTTATCGACCTCCATGAGGAGATCCAGAATATTGAAGGCTATGTCAACCTGATCTTTGCGGTCAGGGACCTGAACAGCAACTGCTCCGTTGTGGTCAAGCAGCTGCTGCCCTACATCCGCGCCTTTAAGGAGGCCGATGGCGGCGACCATCCGGTGCTCATGGAACGCCTGCGCACCGAGATCGCAGTGCTCACCTTTATGGGAACCCTCTATGAGGATATCGCCCCGGACATCTACCTTTTTGACGAGGCCGCAGGTGTCATTGTCATGGAAGACCTCATGGATCTTGAGCTGCTGCGCTTCGAGCTGACCGCGGGTGTCACCTACCCCGATGTTGGCAAAAAAATGGGTATTTTTCTGGCCCTGCTGTTCTTCCACACCTCCGACCTTTTGATGACCGGCCGCAAGCTTGAGGGTGTGAAGCACTTTTTTTACAACGATGAATCCAAACGGCTGTATGATATCCTGTTTGTGAACAATGTCCTGCTCAGCGCCGAAAAGCCTCTGGAGCCCGAGGCCGAGGACACCCGGAAGCGTATCCTGTCCAATGAAAAAATTCAGGCACGCGTCCGGTCTCTGGGTTATAAATACCTGAATAATGACGAATGTCTGATCCACAACGATCTCCACAGCTCCAACATCATGGTAGGGCCAGACAAAGTCAAGATTATTGACACAGAATTTTCCGGCTATGGGCCAAAGGCCATTGACATCGGCCGCCTGACCGGCAGCATGATCATCAACTATGTGTCCTGGCTGGGCTATAAGGCCGTATCTGAGGACAAGCGCCTGGCCATGCAGGCCTATGATCTGGATTTTATATCGGACATGTACCAGAGCTTTAACCGTACCATGGAAAAGCTCTGGTCTGAAAACCGCGAGGTCAGCTACCGGCTGAAGGTTCTGAGCTGTCAGGATGTCTGCGACAGCATCTTTCAGGATGCCCTGCAGTACGCGGTTATCAGCCTGATTACCCGCATCTCCTCTGATATGGCCCTGACCTGTGATCTCAAGCGTATTGAAAAGCGCGAACTCGGCTTTATTCAGAAGCGCTCCCTTGAGATCGCGGAGTACACGCTGCTCATGACCGATACCTTCCACAGCATCGACGAATTCAACACGTTCCTGCGCTGCTGCGCAGGCATCGAACAGCAATAA